A single genomic interval of Spirosoma linguale DSM 74 harbors:
- a CDS encoding flavoprotein-like protein (KEGG: expressed hypothetical protein), with amino-acid sequence MKITLISTSSRKNSNSLRFVSYMRNLLVSEGQHEVSIVSFEDYDIPYVGQGSVKKDALTPFQSELIGAWESADLVLFAMPEYNWTAPPQATNAIHQLGGPGFKQLFDNKVFAMVGISNGRGGRQPALDMTTVVNKIISFTNSYSIISPKLYESHETDKNIDENGNFYGHEVYERTAKAFLEYTLNVAQRWVGNEQLADR; translated from the coding sequence ATGAAGATCACGCTGATTTCTACTTCATCACGCAAAAACAGCAACTCGCTGCGCTTTGTTAGTTACATGCGCAACCTATTGGTTAGCGAGGGGCAGCACGAGGTTTCGATTGTGTCGTTCGAAGACTATGATATACCGTATGTTGGACAGGGGTCGGTAAAAAAAGACGCCCTGACGCCCTTCCAATCCGAGCTGATCGGCGCCTGGGAATCGGCTGATCTGGTACTGTTTGCCATGCCCGAATACAACTGGACAGCTCCTCCTCAGGCCACCAACGCCATCCATCAATTGGGTGGTCCGGGTTTTAAACAACTGTTCGATAACAAAGTATTTGCCATGGTGGGTATCTCCAACGGCCGGGGTGGCCGCCAGCCCGCGCTGGACATGACCACGGTGGTTAACAAAATTATCAGCTTCACAAATAGCTACTCCATCATTTCGCCGAAGCTGTATGAGTCGCACGAGACGGACAAGAATATCGACGAAAACGGCAACTTTTACGGTCATGAAGTATACGAGCGGACGGCAAAAGCGTTTTTGGAGTACACCCTGAACGTAGCGCAGCGGTGGGTTGGCAACGAACAGCTGGCCGACAGGTAA
- a CDS encoding Cystathionine gamma-synthase (PFAM: Cys/Met metabolism pyridoxal-phosphate- dependent protein; aromatic amino acid beta-eliminating lyase/threonine aldolase~KEGG: scl:sce6169 cystathionine gamma-synthase), which translates to MHFDTLALRATHQSDPETGAVAPPIHLSTTFARNEANELVGDYTYTRPNNPTREALEKAIALLEGGAVGMAFGSGQAATMTLFQALRPGDHVLLSTDAYYGTPALLEQVFHPWGLTYTRVDMSDLDAVESSIHENTRIVWCETPSNPMLTITDLLTVSRLAHEAGALCVCDNTWATPVLQHPLDLNCDIVMHSTTKYFSGHSDVLGGALVFKRNDEFAQRVRLLQGLSGAVPSPFDCWLVSRGLKTLGVRVRAQSLTAQAVAEFLDGHPAVEKVHYPGLPNHPDRALIQQQMNGPGAMLSVQVKGGADEAIRFIGKLKLFTRATSLGGVESLIEHRASVEGPTSATPKNLLRLSIGLEHSEDLINDLAQALSL; encoded by the coding sequence ATGCACTTCGATACCCTCGCCCTCCGCGCCACACATCAGTCCGACCCGGAAACCGGAGCCGTAGCTCCGCCTATTCATCTCTCCACCACGTTTGCCCGCAACGAAGCCAATGAACTGGTGGGAGACTATACTTACACCCGCCCAAACAACCCCACCCGCGAAGCGCTGGAAAAAGCGATTGCGCTACTCGAAGGCGGAGCAGTAGGGATGGCGTTTGGCTCCGGTCAGGCCGCTACCATGACGCTTTTTCAGGCACTTCGCCCTGGCGACCATGTGCTTCTGTCGACCGATGCCTACTACGGCACGCCCGCCCTGCTCGAACAGGTTTTTCATCCCTGGGGGCTGACCTACACCCGCGTCGACATGAGCGACCTCGATGCCGTCGAGTCATCCATCCACGAGAATACCCGCATTGTGTGGTGCGAAACGCCTTCCAACCCAATGCTGACCATAACGGATTTGCTGACGGTAAGTCGGCTGGCGCACGAAGCCGGTGCCCTTTGCGTATGCGACAACACCTGGGCAACGCCGGTGCTCCAACACCCCCTCGACCTGAATTGCGATATTGTGATGCACTCAACCACCAAGTATTTCAGCGGTCATTCCGATGTACTGGGCGGGGCGCTGGTCTTTAAACGCAATGACGAATTTGCGCAGCGGGTGCGGCTATTACAGGGACTATCGGGGGCGGTACCCTCACCGTTCGACTGCTGGCTGGTGAGCCGGGGGCTTAAAACCCTGGGCGTTCGGGTGAGGGCACAAAGCCTGACGGCTCAGGCCGTAGCCGAATTTCTGGATGGGCACCCGGCCGTAGAGAAAGTTCATTACCCAGGCTTACCCAATCATCCGGACCGGGCGCTGATTCAGCAGCAGATGAACGGACCGGGTGCCATGCTGTCTGTTCAGGTGAAGGGCGGGGCCGATGAAGCCATTCGGTTTATTGGCAAACTGAAACTGTTCACCCGCGCTACCAGTCTGGGCGGTGTCGAGAGTTTAATTGAACACCGGGCGAGTGTAGAAGGCCCTACCTCCGCCACGCCAAAAAATCTGCTACGTCTCTCTATAGGTCTCGAACATTCCGAAGACTTGATCAACGATCTGGCGCAGGCGTTGTCGTTATAA
- a CDS encoding Enoyl-CoA hydratase/isomerase (PFAM: Enoyl-CoA hydratase/isomerase~KEGG: mxa:MXAN_5841 enoyl-CoA hydratase), which yields MAMNRTYQSLSFEQVDGVLTVALLGPGKGNAMGPEFWEELPQAMDEINRMPDVRCIVFRGSGDHFSYGLNIAQMMPRLGSMTTGTVLAHQRVDLMAQIRQMQLGFQKMHESSKPVIAAVHGWCIGGGVNMISAADIRLCSRDARFSLREAKLAITPDIGGLQFLPIIIGQGFTREMAFTGADYDAAFAERIGLVNHVYDTPDQLFEAAATLARQIADNPATAVQGAKRVLNYSLNKSIEDGLQYVAVWNSSQLQSSDFSEAMQATVEKRKAEFNKKINKGY from the coding sequence ATGGCTATGAACAGAACGTATCAGTCTTTATCATTCGAGCAGGTCGATGGCGTACTGACCGTTGCGCTGCTTGGCCCCGGCAAAGGAAATGCGATGGGCCCGGAGTTTTGGGAAGAACTGCCCCAGGCGATGGATGAAATTAACCGAATGCCCGATGTTCGGTGTATTGTTTTTCGGGGTAGTGGCGATCATTTCAGCTATGGCCTCAATATTGCCCAGATGATGCCCCGCCTGGGTTCCATGACAACAGGCACGGTACTAGCGCACCAACGGGTTGATTTGATGGCCCAAATCCGGCAGATGCAGTTGGGCTTTCAGAAAATGCATGAATCGTCGAAACCGGTCATTGCAGCCGTTCATGGCTGGTGTATCGGGGGCGGGGTCAACATGATTTCGGCAGCCGACATTCGGCTTTGCTCACGAGACGCCCGGTTTAGTCTGCGGGAGGCCAAACTGGCCATCACACCGGACATTGGCGGTTTGCAATTTCTGCCGATCATCATTGGGCAGGGCTTCACCCGCGAAATGGCCTTTACCGGAGCCGATTACGACGCAGCCTTTGCCGAACGCATTGGCCTTGTCAATCATGTGTACGACACGCCCGACCAGCTTTTCGAAGCGGCTGCCACGCTGGCCCGGCAAATTGCCGATAACCCGGCCACCGCTGTTCAGGGAGCCAAACGGGTGCTGAATTATAGCCTGAACAAGTCCATTGAAGATGGATTGCAATATGTGGCCGTCTGGAATTCAAGTCAGTTACAGTCCAGCGATTTCAGCGAAGCCATGCAGGCCACAGTAGAAAAACGGAAAGCCGAGTTTAACAAGAAAATAAATAAAGGGTATTAG
- a CDS encoding short-chain dehydrogenase/reductase SDR (PFAM: short-chain dehydrogenase/reductase SDR; KR domain protein~KEGG: pla:Plav_0450 short-chain dehydrogenase/reductase SDR) — MNVSGMLRDDALKGKTIIVTGGGTGLGKSISRYLLQLGANVTICSRRQNVIDETAKELMDETGGQVLAVACDVRNTAEIENVIARTIETFGRIDGLLNNSAGNFISPTERLSYKAFDTIVDIVLRGTYYFTLAVGKYWIENKIPGTVLNISTTYATTGSGYVVPSAVAKGGALIMTKSLAAEWGKYGIRLNAIAPGPFPTKGAWDRLFPEPLASMMDPTSRIPLHRVGEHGELANLAAFLLSDFSSYITGESITIDGGEVLMAGEFSHLENVTTDQWDMIEQTIKQANRASKKE, encoded by the coding sequence ATGAATGTAAGCGGGATGCTGCGCGACGATGCGCTAAAAGGGAAAACCATTATTGTTACCGGGGGTGGTACAGGCCTTGGTAAATCCATCAGCCGGTATCTGCTCCAGCTGGGTGCCAATGTAACCATTTGCAGTCGGCGTCAAAACGTCATCGACGAAACGGCGAAGGAGTTGATGGACGAGACCGGCGGGCAGGTGCTGGCCGTAGCCTGTGACGTCCGGAATACTGCCGAGATCGAGAACGTGATCGCCCGGACAATCGAAACGTTTGGCCGCATCGACGGGTTGCTCAATAACTCGGCCGGTAACTTTATCAGCCCAACCGAGCGCTTGTCGTACAAGGCGTTCGATACCATTGTCGACATCGTGCTGCGCGGCACCTACTACTTCACGCTGGCTGTCGGTAAATACTGGATCGAGAACAAGATTCCCGGTACGGTACTGAATATATCGACAACCTACGCCACTACGGGTTCGGGCTATGTGGTACCGTCGGCCGTGGCCAAGGGCGGAGCGCTTATTATGACCAAATCGCTGGCAGCCGAGTGGGGCAAATACGGTATCCGTCTGAACGCCATTGCACCCGGTCCGTTCCCTACCAAAGGCGCATGGGACCGGCTCTTTCCCGAACCACTGGCCAGCATGATGGACCCTACCAGCCGCATTCCCCTGCACCGCGTTGGCGAACATGGCGAACTGGCCAATCTGGCTGCGTTTCTGCTGTCGGATTTTTCGAGCTATATCACTGGCGAAAGCATTACCATCGACGGGGGCGAAGTGCTCATGGCGGGCGAATTCAGCCATCTGGAAAACGTTACCACCGATCAGTGGGATATGATCGAGCAAACCATCAAACAGGCTAACCGGGCCAGTAAAAAAGAGTGA